The Desulfotomaculum sp. nucleotide sequence CGCAGGTCAGGTTGAATCTGCTATAACGCCCAGGACCAAAGTGCTGCTCCTGTGCTACCCGAATAACCCCACCGGCGCGGTTATGGATAGAAAAACCTTGGCCGAGATTGCGGAGGTTGCTGAAAAACACAACCTGGTTGTAATAGCTGATGATATTTATGAGAATCTTACCTATGTCGGTGAGCATACCTGTTTTGCAACTCTTCCAGGTATGCAGGAACGTACCATCCTGCTGAACGGTTTTTCAAAATCCTATGCAATGACCGGGTGGAGGCTGGGTTACGCGGCAGGAAATCCGGATTTTATCGGTTATATGACAAAAATTCACCAGTATACAATGCTTTGCGCCCCAATTACCGCACAGATGGCTGCTATTGAGGCTCTTAAGAACGGCCGTCCGGCAATGAAGAAAATGGTCCGGGAATACAACAGGAGACGTTTGCTGGTAATACATGCCCTTCGGGATATGGGACTTCCCTGCCTTGAGCCCGGCGGAGCCTTCTACGCCTTTCCCGACATAAGCGGAACAGGCCTTTCTTCTGAGGAATTTGCCGGCCAGCTGCTTCAGGAAGAAAAGGTTGCCGTAGTTCCCGGCAATGCGTTCGGTCCTTGCGGAGAGGGATTTGTACGCTGTTCTTACGCAGCCTCGATGGAGGATTTAGGCCAGGCTTTCCGGCGTATGACCAAATTTGTCAAATCCCGCGGTATGCGGCCCAGAAAAATTTTCAGCTCTGTCACGAATACGGAACAAGCCTCACCCGGCCCGAAAGAGGCTGCAGGTTAACGGATTGCAGGAGGTCCGGAGCATTAAATGAGCAGTGCAGTAGACCAAATTAAAGAGAACTTAGCCGTAGCATTAAAGCGCGCGGTCGGAAAAGCTGTCAAGCAGGGTTTTTTTCAGGAGTTGCCGGAACTGCCCGATTTTATTATCGAGGTTCCCAGGGAAAAGGACCATGGTGATTTTGCAGCCAACTTGGCCATGTTGTTGTCCAAAAAGGTCCATTTACCCCCGCGGGAAATAGCCGGGATTTTAAAGGGCTGCATCGATTTGCAGGGTTTGCCTGTTGAGAAAGTAGAAATAGCAGGCCCTGGTTTTATTAACTTTTATCTTGATCCAAAATGGGTTTTGGGGATACTGCCGGGAATTATCACCTTTGAAGATAATTTTGGCCGGACGGACTTTGGCGGAGGGTTGAAGGTCCAGGTAGAATTTGTCAGTGCAAATCCTACAGGACTTTTGCATATGGGAAATGCACGCGGCGCTGCCCTTGGGGACAGCATCGCTTCTATTTTAAGCTTTTGCGGTTATCAGGTAAGCAGGGAGTTTTATATAAATGACACCGGCCACCAGATCGAGCTGCTGGGTGACTCCCTTCAGGCAAGGTATTTTCAGCTTTTAGGCCGCCCGGCCGAAATTGCGCCCGAAGGTTATCACGGTGAAGATATAATTGAAACAGTAAAGGGTTTCATTAACCTTTACGGGGACAGTTTTCTGGACATTGATCAGGCGGAACGTATAAACGCTCTTGTAGATTATACATTGAAGGAAAAACTTGCCGTAATTAAAGGAGCCCTGCTTTCATTCGGAGTATCTTATGATGTGTGGTTTTCTGAACAGGATCTGCATAATAACGGCGTTGTCAAAGAAATTGTCGACCGCTTAAATTCGATGGGTTTCCTGTATGAGCATGAAGGAGCTCTTTGGTTCAAAGCCAGAGAGTTTGGAGTGGAAAAAGATGAAGTAATTCTACGCAGTAATGGGGCGCCAACGTATTTCGCCACCGATATTGCTTACCACTTCAATAAATTCCAACGCGGTTTCGATCGGGTAATCAATATCTGGGGAGCGGACCATCACGGACATGTTGCCAGAATGAAAGGCGCAGTGGCGGCTTTAGGGTACAACCCCGACACCCTGCATGTTATAATAATGCAGTTAGTCCGCTTATACCGCGGCGGCGAAATCGTCCGGATGAGCAAACGCTCCGGCCAGTATGTGACTTTGGAAGAGTTAATTGAGGAAGTTGGCCGCGATGCGGCGCGTTACTTTTTTGTCATGCGCAGCGCAGACAGCCATTTGGACTTTGATCTTGACTTGGCTCGCGCTCAGTCAAACGAAAACCCGGTATATTATATTCAATATGCCCATGCCAGGATTTGCAGCATTTTGCGTCAGCTGGATGAAACAGGAAAAAAACTGCCTTCACCCGGATCAGATGATCTGAATTTGTTAAAGGAAGAAACTGAACTGATCCTTGCCAGAAGGCTTGCCGATTTTCCTGAAGAAGTTTCGATGGCCGGCAAGGATCTGGCGCCCCACAGACTGACCAGATATCTGCATGAAGTCGCCGGCCTCCTGCACAGTTTTTACAACAGCCATCGCGTGATTAGCCCGGATGAACGGTTGTCCTGCGCCAGATTATTGCTTGTCAAGGCAACACGTATAGTTTTACGAAACGGAATGCGTCTTCTAGGTATACAAGCCCCTGAACGCATGTAATAAAGGAGGGGTTTTCAGATAGCTAAATTTGTTTTTATTACCGGCGGTGTTGTTTCTTCGCTTGGCAAAGGGATTACAGCCGCGTCATTAGGTTGTCTTTTAAAAAGCAGAGGCCTGAAAGTTGCCATCCAAAAACTTGACCCTTATATCAATGTAGACCCAGGCACAATGAGCCCCTATCAGCATGGGGAAGTATTTGTTACTGAAGACGGGGCTGAAACGGACCTGGATCTCGGGCATTATGAACGGTTTATTGACAGTAATTTGAGCAGGAGCTGCAATGTGACCACCGGTGTCGTCTACTGGTCGGTAATTACCAAAGAACGGCGGGGCGACTATCTGGGAGCGACTGTTCAGGTAATTCCTCATATAACAAATGAAATTAAGGAACGTGTACTTAATATTGTTTCTGAAAGCAATCCCGACGTAGTGATCAACGAAATAGGAGGCACTGTGGGAGATATCGAGTCCCTGCCTTTTCTGGAAGCGATACGCCAGCTGCGCACCGACCTGGGCAGGGATAATGTGATGTATATCCACCTTACGCTTGTGCCTTTCTTAAGGGTAGCCAACGAATTAAAAACAAAACCCACCCAGCACAGCGTTAAAGAACTACGCGGTATCGGCATCCAGCCTGATGTAATCATCTGCCGCACAGAAAATCCGCTTCGCCCCGAACTGGAAGACAAGCTGGCCCTTTTTTGTGACATCGGCAAGGATGCCGTTATCCAGGCAGTCGATGTATCGTCTATTTATGAAGTTCCATTAATACTTGAGGACGAGGGCCTTGGTGAAATCGTCGTCCAGCGCCTGGGTTTAAAATGCCAGCCTCCCTCACTGCAGGAATGGCGCGATATGGTAGACAGAATGAAAAAACTGGAGAAAAATGTGGTCATTGCAGTTGTCGGAAAGTATGTTTCCCTGCCCGACGCATACTACAGCGTCAGCGAAGCTCTCCGCCACGCCGGACTGAGCCATGGCGCTGCAGTGGATATTAAATGGATTAATTCTGAGGAGCTTGAGCGCCGGGAAGCGGAGTATTTTCTGGCAGGGGTCGACGGAATTGTTGTTCCCGGCGGATTCGGTGACAGAGGTATCGAAGGCAAGATTGAGGCAATAGGTTATGCCAGGAAAAAGAAAATCCCTTTCCTGGGGCTTTGTCTTGGAATGCAGCTGGCCGTGGTTGAGTATGCAAGAAATGTACTTAATTGGAAGGATGCAAACAGCGCTGAGTTTAATGCGGCTACCTCCTATCCTGTTATAGATCTACTGCCCGAACAGAAAGAGATTGATAAAATGGGAGGGACCATGCGGCTTGGTTCTTATCCATGCAAACTTGAACCGGGCACGCTTGCATACAAAGCATATGATGAAGAGATAATTAATGAGCGGCACCGTCACCGTTATGAGCTGAACAACTTTTACAGGGCGGCTTTGAACGATTCCGGTTTGGTTTTCAGCGGGACACTTCCTGACGGGTATCTTGTGGAAATTATCGAACTTCGTGATCATCCATGGTTTGTCGCCACCCAATTTCATCCTGAATTCAAATCCCGCCCGAACAGGCCACACCCGCTATTCAGAGATTTTGTAGGCGCTTCCCTGGCTTTAAAGAAAACCAGGTGATAGATAGTGTCTATTTTAAAAGAGGGGTAGATGGATTTTGAACCGTAAGGTAATTGCCGTATCGGTTGTTGGGGCAGTAGTTGTTTCCTTGTTGATCGGCAGTGTCGTAGGTTTATTTTGCGCTGGCGGAAACAGGGAAAATAGTAAGGATGTCTATAAAGGAAAGGCTGTTGTAGGGATTATTTCTATCGAAGGCCCTATTGTATGCGGAAGTGAGACCCCCAGCGCCTGGAGTTCCGAGGTTAATTCGGATAATATCGTGTCTTTGTTAAGATCGGCTGAGGATGACCCGGAAATCAGGGCTGTTGTGCTGAGAATAAACAGCCCCGGGGGCACTGCGGCAGGATCCCAGGAAATTGGAGCGGAAGTTGACAGATTTCGCAGGGCAGGTAAAAGCATAATAGTATCTATGGCTGATGTTGCAGCTTCGGGGGCTTATCTTATAGCCTGCAGGGCGGATAAAATACTGGCTAATCCCGGAACCGTGACCGGCAGTATTGGAGTTATTATGGAGGTTAGTGATTATAGCGCTCTTTTTGATAAAATAGGTATTTCCTCAAAAACTTTTAAAAGCGGGCCGCATAAAGATATAGGCTCGTCCAACCGGGCGGTTACAAAAGATGAGCAGGTTCTTTTTCAGACTATGGTTGATGAAATCTATGGTGATTTTGTAAATTCCATTGCCTTAGGAAGGAAAATGGAATTAGAAAAAGTAAAATCACTTGCCGACGGACGTATCTTTACGGGCGCTCAGGCAAAGCAGGCCGGCCTGATCGATGATCTTGGCAATTTCCAGGATGCTGTTGCCTTGGCAGGAAAGCTATCGGGTTTGGGATCGGAACCGAGAACAGTTGAACTTGGTCCCAATAAAATCTGGGATGAATTGTTGGGTGATTCAATAGGCGCTTCTTTATTTTCCAAGTTAATTAACCAGTTCACATCAAATCTAAGCGGTAACGGGGCCGGCGGAGCACAAATGCAAAATACCAGCCCTTTCCCCGTGGTCTCAATGCTTTACCCGCAAAATTTTTAAAGGCAGGGATCTCTTCTTGGAAGAAAATGCTGTTACCTGTCAGGAAGTTCCGCCCGAAACTATACAACAAATGGGTGTTTTAGAACTTATTTACGGGATACTGTTTGAACCTGCGGATACTTTTAAAAAAGTGGCTGAAGCGCCGCCGCTTGGATTGTCTGTTCTGATTTTTTCACTGGTTAACATAACAACAATATTTATGAGTTTTCTAACCTTCTTTCATTTGCTGAATAAAAGCCTTCCTGCCGGCAGTGACGTCAGGGTGAATCTTACATTATCAATGATACTTTTGATAATATTTCTTGGTTTACTTATAAAATTATGCAACTGGTTACTATCTGCAAGTGTTTTTCATCTATTGGCGGAGCTTTTAGGGGGCAGGGGCAGCGTAAGGGGGTTGCTGGCAATTGTCGGTTTGAGTTACCTGCCGTTTTTTTTCCTGGCGCCTGTTGAGCTGTTATTACTAATCTGGGGTTTAAACAGTGTTGTTGTTGTTATAGTTATGATCCTGAACTTCTTAATTTTTATCTGGTGGTTGGCGCTTATGGTTCTCGGTGTTCGTCAGGAATACTCTTTTTCTTCAGGCAGCGCCTTGGCAGCGGTTTTTCTTCCGGTATTTCCATTCATTGTCTTCCTGATACTCCCCGTTCTTCTAATAACTGTTGTGGTAATTTCAATTTCCATATGCTCCTGAAACCTTTTAAAAATTACTTTATAATGATGCAGGGATTTGTATTTTTGCCGTCGAATGTATGTGCTAAATAGGCTTTGCAACTGTTAAAACAAAATTTAATCCGCTGCAAAGGTGAAATGAGACAGATGAGTTATGACCTGCTGATTGTAGATGATCAGGCCGGCATCCGGCGGTTGCTCTGGGAAGTTTTTATTGAAGAAGGTCTGGAAGTTGATATGGCTGCTTCAGGCGCTGAGGCCATACGTAAGGTTGTTTCACAAAAGCCCCGGTTAATTTTGTTGGACAGCAATATGCCTGAAATGAGCGGACTGGAAACTGCGGCGAAAATCAGGGAACTTAACTTAGATACAATAATAATGATGGTCTCTGCCTTTGATGATACATTTTATATTTCCAAGGCAAAAGATCTGGGAATAAATTATTACCTTAACAAACCTTTTGATATAATAAGCCTTCGCTCAATGGTGCGTGATATATTAAAAGGAATCAAGGAAACAGAAGTTGCGGTTTAGTTTGCATTGCCAATTGAAATGAAAGGGGCTTTAACTCTTGATCATTACTACAGAGACAATGCTGGCAATGCGTTGCCCCAAATGCGGCAAACTGGAATTTCATAAACTCTCCCGGTTTACTTTTTCCGGATCTAATTCTGTCGAACTTGCCTGTACTTGTGGAGCGACCAAAATGATTATTTCCCTCAGAAAAAGAGGGGAGTTATGGTTTCAGTTAAGCTGTGTTGTATGTGAAGCAATGCATTTGCGTATAATTAGCAGCCAGTCCATAAGGCAGCAGAAGGTCATCACTTTTACTTGCCAGGAAACGGGTCTCGAACTGGGGTATATGGGCCCTTATGATAAAATACGTCAATTGATCCAAAATCCGAAAGAAGTTGAACTGCTGTTCAGTGAGCTCACAAGCGAGGATTATTTTAATAACAGCGAGATAATGCATCAAGTGTTGACTTACATAAATGAATTAGCCGAGCAGGGACTAGTATCCTGTCAGTGTGGGAATTATAATATATCGATAGACATTTTTCCCGACAGGCTGGAGCTGCAGTGTAAAAAATGCAATGGAACAAGTATAATCTATGCCGAAACTGAGGAAGATCTGTCCATAGTCCAACAGGTGGATGAACTTGAACTGATCAAAGAAGGTCTTGGATTTCTCGATAGCCTTGCACATACAAGCCTCTCGAAAAAAAATCGTTATCAGCATGATCAATAATAAATATTGTTGTTTTTTAAGGCAGAAGGTAACGCTGTAATAATCTTTACCCCTGTTAAAGTATTGTTCGCCCTTCACGATTATTTCAATGTTCCCTCAGACGCTGATGAAATTGATTCCCGCAAGATATTAGGCTCGCGCGGCAGACCGTTGCCGAGACGCAAAAAAGCAAAAATGAGCCTTTTTAAAGCGCCGGTAAAGCCGGTAGAATAGTCTCGTAAACAGAAGGAGGATATTTTCCAAAATGAAGCTTTTCCTTGATACTGCAAATATTGAAGAAATAAAAGCTGCCAATGCTTTGGGAGTGATCAGCGGCGTAACTACAAATCCATCGCTGATTGCCAGAGAAGGGCGTGTATTTGAACAGGTAGTCAGGGAAATTACCTCAATTGTGGATGGGCCGATCAGCGCGGAGGCAACAAGTTCCGATGCCCTGTCCATGATTGCGGAGGCGCAGGAGTTAGCAGGTATACATCCCAATATTGTGGTGAAAATACCTTTAACAGCTGAAGGCTTAAAAGCAATAGCCGAATTGGCTAAAAAAGGAATCAAGACCAACGCGACACTGGTCTTTTCAGCAAACCAGGCCCTGCTGGCGGCTCTAGCCGGCGCTTCTTTCGTCAGTCCTTTCGTCGGGCGCCTTGATGATGTCGGGCATGACGGTATGGAAATTGTCGCAGATATAATGGATATTTTCGAAACCTACGGTTTTCCTGCCCAGGTGATTGCGGCAAGCATCCGGCGCCCCATGCATGTGATTATGGCCGCAAAAGCAGGAGCTGACATAGCGACAATACCTTATCAGGTATTAAAACAAATGATTGCGCATCCTTTAACTGATGCCGGCGTTAAAAAGTTTATGGATGATTGGGCCAAGGTTCCTAAGAAATAAAAAATTTATTTCAAAAATCTAAATTCTAAATTGGAAGATATCGTCATAAAATA carries:
- a CDS encoding CTP synthase, which gives rise to MAKFVFITGGVVSSLGKGITAASLGCLLKSRGLKVAIQKLDPYINVDPGTMSPYQHGEVFVTEDGAETDLDLGHYERFIDSNLSRSCNVTTGVVYWSVITKERRGDYLGATVQVIPHITNEIKERVLNIVSESNPDVVINEIGGTVGDIESLPFLEAIRQLRTDLGRDNVMYIHLTLVPFLRVANELKTKPTQHSVKELRGIGIQPDVIICRTENPLRPELEDKLALFCDIGKDAVIQAVDVSSIYEVPLILEDEGLGEIVVQRLGLKCQPPSLQEWRDMVDRMKKLEKNVVIAVVGKYVSLPDAYYSVSEALRHAGLSHGAAVDIKWINSEELERREAEYFLAGVDGIVVPGGFGDRGIEGKIEAIGYARKKKIPFLGLCLGMQLAVVEYARNVLNWKDANSAEFNAATSYPVIDLLPEQKEIDKMGGTMRLGSYPCKLEPGTLAYKAYDEEIINERHRHRYELNNFYRAALNDSGLVFSGTLPDGYLVEIIELRDHPWFVATQFHPEFKSRPNRPHPLFRDFVGASLALKKTR
- a CDS encoding arginine--tRNA ligase, which encodes MSSAVDQIKENLAVALKRAVGKAVKQGFFQELPELPDFIIEVPREKDHGDFAANLAMLLSKKVHLPPREIAGILKGCIDLQGLPVEKVEIAGPGFINFYLDPKWVLGILPGIITFEDNFGRTDFGGGLKVQVEFVSANPTGLLHMGNARGAALGDSIASILSFCGYQVSREFYINDTGHQIELLGDSLQARYFQLLGRPAEIAPEGYHGEDIIETVKGFINLYGDSFLDIDQAERINALVDYTLKEKLAVIKGALLSFGVSYDVWFSEQDLHNNGVVKEIVDRLNSMGFLYEHEGALWFKAREFGVEKDEVILRSNGAPTYFATDIAYHFNKFQRGFDRVINIWGADHHGHVARMKGAVAALGYNPDTLHVIIMQLVRLYRGGEIVRMSKRSGQYVTLEELIEEVGRDAARYFFVMRSADSHLDFDLDLARAQSNENPVYYIQYAHARICSILRQLDETGKKLPSPGSDDLNLLKEETELILARRLADFPEEVSMAGKDLAPHRLTRYLHEVAGLLHSFYNSHRVISPDERLSCARLLLVKATRIVLRNGMRLLGIQAPERM
- the fsa gene encoding fructose-6-phosphate aldolase is translated as MKLFLDTANIEEIKAANALGVISGVTTNPSLIAREGRVFEQVVREITSIVDGPISAEATSSDALSMIAEAQELAGIHPNIVVKIPLTAEGLKAIAELAKKGIKTNATLVFSANQALLAALAGASFVSPFVGRLDDVGHDGMEIVADIMDIFETYGFPAQVIAASIRRPMHVIMAAKAGADIATIPYQVLKQMIAHPLTDAGVKKFMDDWAKVPKK
- a CDS encoding pyridoxal phosphate-dependent aminotransferase (catalyzes the transamination of the aromatic amino acid forming a ketoacid; first step in aromatic amino acid degradation in lactococci), with amino-acid sequence MNTNTSWDDFINPVVRTIPWSGIRKFFDLVVETPGVISLGVGEPDFVTPWHIREACIYSLEKGYTMYTSNYGLLELRQAIAQEIFRTGLKFDPKNEILVTVGVSEALDLAIRALISPGDEVLVPEPSYVSYVPCITLAGGIVVSLPTTIEGNFRISAGQVESAITPRTKVLLLCYPNNPTGAVMDRKTLAEIAEVAEKHNLVVIADDIYENLTYVGEHTCFATLPGMQERTILLNGFSKSYAMTGWRLGYAAGNPDFIGYMTKIHQYTMLCAPITAQMAAIEALKNGRPAMKKMVREYNRRRLLVIHALRDMGLPCLEPGGAFYAFPDISGTGLSSEEFAGQLLQEEKVAVVPGNAFGPCGEGFVRCSYAASMEDLGQAFRRMTKFVKSRGMRPRKIFSSVTNTEQASPGPKEAAG
- the sppA gene encoding signal peptide peptidase SppA, whose amino-acid sequence is MLNRKVIAVSVVGAVVVSLLIGSVVGLFCAGGNRENSKDVYKGKAVVGIISIEGPIVCGSETPSAWSSEVNSDNIVSLLRSAEDDPEIRAVVLRINSPGGTAAGSQEIGAEVDRFRRAGKSIIVSMADVAASGAYLIACRADKILANPGTVTGSIGVIMEVSDYSALFDKIGISSKTFKSGPHKDIGSSNRAVTKDEQVLFQTMVDEIYGDFVNSIALGRKMELEKVKSLADGRIFTGAQAKQAGLIDDLGNFQDAVALAGKLSGLGSEPRTVELGPNKIWDELLGDSIGASLFSKLINQFTSNLSGNGAGGAQMQNTSPFPVVSMLYPQNF
- a CDS encoding two-component system response regulator; protein product: MSYDLLIVDDQAGIRRLLWEVFIEEGLEVDMAASGAEAIRKVVSQKPRLILLDSNMPEMSGLETAAKIRELNLDTIIMMVSAFDDTFYISKAKDLGINYYLNKPFDIISLRSMVRDILKGIKETEVAV